The following proteins come from a genomic window of Nicotiana tomentosiformis chromosome 12, ASM39032v3, whole genome shotgun sequence:
- the LOC104111160 gene encoding uncharacterized protein has product MDPTADEQLDYGDEEYGGSHKMQYHGGGTIPALAEDEMMGEDDEYDDLYNDVNVGEGFLQLQRSEAPVPPVDAGNGSFRDQKASFPDAKADGIGSDEAKIPGVATEGKYAGTEVRFPEQKSGPVAERGTERPADAAQKGRPLAMMLTGDSQMGNSGYQGSIPTTQKIGADPINMPEKNANEATPLVNSGVGGSRVVPQMPTNQLSSSGNVNMNSPIISETPIRPSLENGNTMLFVGELHWWTTDSEIESVLTQYGNVKEIKFFDERASGKSKGYCQVEFFDPAAAASCKEGMNGHIFNGRACVVAFATPQTIKQMGSSYMNKTQNQVQTQPQGRRPMNEGVGRGGANYTPGDAGRNFGRGSWGRGGPGMPNRGPGGGPVRGRGGMGAKNMMGNPGTGTGHGGAFGQGLAGPAFGGPPAGLMHPQGMMGPGFDPGFMGRGAGYGGFSGPAFPGMIPQFPAVNPMGLPGVAPHVNPAFFGRGMSANGMGMMGNAGMDGPHPGMWTDTSGGGWGGEEHGRRTRESSYGGEDNASEYGYGEVSHDKGARSSAVSREKERGSERDWSGNSERRHRDEREHDRERYDREHRYKEERDGYRHYRHKEREAEYEDDYDRGQSSSRSRSRSRAAQEEDHRSRSRDTNYGKRRRAPSE; this is encoded by the coding sequence ATGGATCCAACAGCAGATGAGCAGTTGGATTATGGTGATGAGGAATATGGAGGAAGCCACAAGATGCAGTACCATGGAGGTGGGACAATTCCCGCGCTAGCAGAGGATGAAATGATGGGTGAAGATGATGAATATGATGATCTTTACAATGATGTTAATGTTGGGGAAGGTTTCCTACAGCTCCAGCGGTCAGAGGCCCCAGTTCCGCCTGTTGATGCGGGAAATGGGAGTTTTCGAGATCAGAAAGCTAGTTTTCCTGATGCAAAGGCTGATGGTATAGGATCAGATGAGGCAAAAATCCCTGGTGTTGCAACAGAAGGGAAATATGCTGGCACTGAAGTCCGATTCCCCGAGCAAAAAAGCGGACCTGTAGCTGAAAGGGGAACTGAACGACCGGCTGATGCTGCACAAAAGGGAAGGCCTTTAGCAATGATGTTGACTGGCGATTCTCAAATGGGAAACTCTGGGTACCAAGGATCCATACCAACGACGCAGAAAATTGGAGCTGATCCTATCAATATGCCAGAGAAAAATGCCAATGAAGCTACACCGTTGGTGAATTCTGGGGTGGGTGGATCAAGAGTTGTTCCGCAAATGCCAACTAATCAACTGAGTTCAAGCGGGAATGTTAACATGAATAGCCCAATTATTAGCGAGACTCCTATAAGGCCATCTCTGGAGAATGGCAACACCATGCTTTTTGTGGGAGAGCTGCACTGGTGGACTACTGATTCTGAGATTGAGAGTGTGTTAACACAATATGGAAACGTAAAGGAGATCAAATTCTTTGATGAGAGAGCTAGTGGCAAGTCTAAAGGCTATTGTCAAGTTGAGTTCTTTGACCCAGCTGCTGCAGCTTCTTGCAAAGAAGGAATGAATGGTCATATTTTCAATGGGCGAGCTTGTGTTGTCGCGTTTGCTACTCCACAAACTATAAAACAGATGGGTTCTTCATATATGAACAAAACTCAAAACCAGGTGCAGACTCAACCACAGGGGCGAAGACCCATGAATGAGGGAGTTGGTAGAGGTGGGGCAAATTACACCCCTGGAGATGCAGGGAGGAATTTTGGAAGAGGTAGCTGGGGGCGTGGAGGGCCGGGAATGCCTAACAGAGGACCTGGGGGTGGACCAGTGAGGGGAAGAGGAGGCATGGGAGCAAAGAATATGATGGGGAATCCTGGAACTGGCACTGGTCATGGTGGAGCTTTTGGGCAAGGACTTGCAGGTCCAGCATTTGGTGGTCCTCCTGCAGGTCTAATGCATCCTCAGGGCATGATGGGTCCTGGTTTTGATCCTGGTTTTATGGGTCGAGGAGCTGGTTATGGAGGGTTTTCTGGTCCTGCGTTTCCAGGGATGATTCCTCAATTTCCAGCTGTTAATCCTATGGGCCTTCCTGGGGTGGCTCCTCATGTCAACCCTGCTTTCTTTGGTCGAGGAATGTCTGCAAATGGAATGGGAATGATGGGTAATGCTGGGATGGATGGGCCTCATCCAGGAATGTGGACTGACACAAGCGGAGGTGGATGGGGAGGAGAAGAACATGGCAGGAGAACTAGAGAGTCCAGTTATGGTGGAGAAGATAATGCATCAGAATATGGCTATGGAGAAGTTAGCCATGATAAAGGAGCCAGGTCAAGTGCTGTGTCTAGGGAAAAGGAACGTGGATCTGAGCGTGACTGGTCAGGCAACTCTGAGAGGAGACATCGTGATGAAAGAGAGCATGACAGGGAGAGGTATGATAGGGAGCACAGATACAAGGAAGAAAGGGATGGTTACCGGCACTATCGTCACAAGGAACGTGAAGCAGAATATGAGGATGACTATGACCGTGGACAGTCTTCTTCGAGATCCCGTAGCAGATCCCGAGCAGCGCAGGAAGAGGATCATAGGTCTAGATCAAGAGACACAAATTATGGGAAACGTAGACGTGCGCCTTCTGAATGA